From a region of the Chthonomonas sp. genome:
- a CDS encoding winged helix DNA-binding protein: protein MASLDLTPRIAALYDLQAAFMEPKLKKLGIGWSTFQLLSAVRGAGDEASQADVARRLGVTPATLSEAVTAHTKRGLLEQVPSGRDRRVKLLALTGRAKKILNAVLEEASVVEEKMVADLSKKDLAGLLKLLDQCIDSVEPTA from the coding sequence ATGGCTTCGCTCGATTTGACGCCTCGGATTGCCGCGCTGTACGACCTTCAAGCTGCGTTCATGGAGCCCAAGCTGAAGAAGCTCGGTATCGGCTGGTCCACATTCCAGCTGTTGAGTGCGGTTCGCGGGGCAGGTGACGAGGCCAGCCAGGCCGATGTCGCGCGCCGTCTCGGAGTCACTCCTGCGACGCTCAGCGAAGCGGTTACTGCCCATACCAAGCGCGGCCTGCTGGAGCAGGTCCCGAGCGGTCGCGACCGTCGGGTGAAGCTGCTCGCGCTGACCGGACGGGCCAAGAAGATCTTGAACGCAGTCCTGGAAGAAGCCAGTGTCGTCGAGGAGAAGATGGTCGCAGACCTCTCCAAGAAGGACCTTGCCGGACTCCTCAAGCTGCTCGATCAGTGCATCGACTCGGTCGAACCGACCGCCTAA
- a CDS encoding thioredoxin domain-containing protein, whose amino-acid sequence MKNQLASASSPYLRQHASNPIHWVEWSEDAFARAREEHKLVFLSIGYSACHWCHVMAHESFEDPAVAEVLTQHFVSIKVDREERPDIDEIYMTAVQLSTGRGGWPMTLFLTPDKQPFFAGTYFPREGRGGHPGFLDLCRQIVSISENSPEGIQQAADEFGKSLREVLDRPAPPSEPLPLEPLQMLLADLSESFDPEDGGFGGAPKFPPHSSILALQRLGAGEHPMVETTLRCIAAGGIHDHVAGGFHRYSTDGYWLLPHFEKMLSDNALFLMQYSSCTESYGSRCVDGILNWVRSEMTSPEGLFYTAVDADTEGEEGLTYLWSCDEIRKLLGDRAESFIATYGMEELGNYFDEATRQKTGLNVLHLTDVTADPLSDCLAILLQARAIRPQPMVDTKCVANANGLMIEAMIRAGAGQDALQALRTWRQFERFPHQIVDGKPEGTPFLDDLLFMHSAAQLASSQLSDDQEENRAFADRLESQAHSDFLDADGRSFRKWTSAHGDLFGRARDLLDQAVPSAAAWYALARPEHAPRLIDGASAWMARVPGSTATWHAALGLLPRTPATVRRENGRSIVTVPIPPGYHMQINKGDASAMLFDDGTATQCTHWEQNSNKLFLHFDGLGDRLHIEWCTETECLAPQIVPLVESDR is encoded by the coding sequence ATGAAGAATCAGCTGGCTTCCGCATCCTCGCCGTATTTGCGTCAACACGCCTCGAATCCGATCCATTGGGTGGAGTGGTCCGAGGACGCCTTCGCACGCGCGCGAGAAGAACATAAGCTTGTTTTCCTATCCATTGGGTACAGCGCCTGCCACTGGTGCCACGTCATGGCGCACGAGTCCTTTGAAGACCCGGCGGTCGCCGAGGTGTTGACCCAGCACTTTGTTAGCATCAAAGTCGACCGCGAAGAGCGCCCAGACATTGACGAAATCTACATGACTGCGGTGCAGCTTTCCACCGGACGCGGCGGCTGGCCCATGACGCTCTTTCTCACGCCGGACAAGCAACCGTTCTTCGCCGGGACGTACTTCCCGCGTGAGGGCCGAGGCGGTCACCCTGGATTCCTGGACCTGTGCCGACAGATCGTGAGCATCAGCGAGAACTCGCCCGAGGGCATCCAACAGGCTGCGGACGAGTTCGGTAAATCGCTCCGCGAAGTCTTGGACCGCCCTGCGCCGCCGAGCGAACCACTCCCCTTGGAACCCTTGCAGATGCTCCTGGCCGACCTGAGCGAGTCATTCGACCCCGAAGACGGTGGGTTCGGTGGCGCTCCCAAGTTCCCACCGCACTCCTCGATCCTGGCGTTGCAGCGACTTGGAGCCGGGGAGCACCCAATGGTGGAGACCACCTTACGATGCATCGCTGCTGGGGGGATTCACGACCACGTCGCTGGCGGGTTCCACCGATACAGCACGGACGGCTACTGGCTACTCCCCCATTTCGAGAAGATGCTGAGCGACAATGCTCTTTTCTTGATGCAATACAGTTCGTGTACCGAATCGTATGGTTCCCGTTGTGTTGATGGCATTTTGAACTGGGTTCGGAGCGAGATGACTTCACCGGAGGGCCTGTTCTACACCGCAGTTGACGCCGACACCGAGGGCGAAGAGGGGCTGACCTACCTGTGGAGCTGCGACGAGATTCGGAAGCTCCTTGGCGACAGGGCGGAGTCATTCATCGCCACTTACGGAATGGAGGAGCTGGGCAATTACTTCGACGAAGCGACCCGCCAGAAGACCGGGCTCAATGTCCTTCACCTCACCGACGTCACCGCAGACCCGCTCTCGGACTGCCTGGCGATCCTGCTTCAGGCCCGTGCGATACGCCCTCAGCCCATGGTCGACACGAAGTGCGTGGCGAACGCGAACGGGCTGATGATCGAGGCGATGATCCGCGCCGGCGCGGGTCAGGATGCTCTCCAAGCACTCCGCACATGGCGGCAGTTTGAGCGGTTTCCGCACCAGATCGTCGATGGCAAGCCAGAGGGAACCCCGTTCCTGGACGACCTTCTTTTCATGCACTCAGCAGCGCAGCTCGCCTCTTCGCAGCTCTCCGATGATCAAGAGGAGAACCGCGCGTTCGCCGACCGCTTGGAGTCCCAGGCGCACAGCGACTTTCTGGATGCCGATGGTCGCTCCTTCCGCAAATGGACCTCGGCGCACGGCGATCTGTTCGGTCGAGCGCGTGACCTGCTGGACCAGGCAGTTCCGAGTGCCGCCGCTTGGTACGCACTTGCCCGCCCTGAGCATGCGCCGAGGCTCATCGATGGCGCAAGCGCCTGGATGGCGCGGGTGCCAGGCTCTACCGCCACCTGGCACGCGGCGCTAGGCCTCTTGCCGCGTACGCCCGCAACGGTTCGTCGAGAGAACGGCCGCTCGATTGTGACCGTTCCAATCCCTCCGGGCTATCACATGCAAATCAACAAAGGAGATGCATCAGCGATGCTCTTTGACGACGGGACCGCAACACAATGCACACACTGGGAGCAGAACAGCAACAAGCTGTTCCTGCATTTCGATGGACTAGGCGATCGCCTGCACATCGAGTGGTGCACGGAGACCGAGTGCCTTGCTCCCCAAATCGTGCCACTGGTCGAAAGTGACAGGTAG
- a CDS encoding HD domain-containing protein has product MKSTIILGLLRSRTPAGIGMLITRVYVLFGVLLVLSVQWAMGATEKVSLVGLISSSWAALSIIAASSMGLYHLAKGVAQEVFSLHEDIIESQMEILNRLTIASEFRDGSTRAHTLRVGHYCQLIAAELGIDPARGKLLYLAAQLHDIGKVGIPDAVLLKPGALSTEERQTMQTHVEIGGRLLSGGGTNLMKMCEDVIWSHHERWDGSGYPNQLRGEEIPIEGRIVAVADVFDALCSARPYKSSWSMDDAAARIAIESGTHFDPGVVEAFERALPKLKLIAAKSTEDDRPDLEVLPEVTRAELMQAMREAA; this is encoded by the coding sequence ATGAAGTCGACGATAATTTTGGGTCTGCTGCGATCACGGACACCTGCGGGCATTGGAATGCTCATCACGCGGGTGTACGTCCTGTTTGGAGTGTTGCTGGTCCTGTCTGTCCAGTGGGCGATGGGTGCTACCGAGAAGGTCTCGCTCGTGGGCCTCATCTCGAGCTCATGGGCCGCGCTTTCGATCATCGCTGCCTCGAGCATGGGTCTGTACCATCTTGCCAAGGGCGTTGCGCAAGAGGTGTTTTCGCTCCATGAGGACATCATTGAGTCGCAGATGGAGATCCTCAATCGATTGACCATCGCCTCAGAATTCCGCGATGGCTCGACTCGGGCGCACACACTGCGTGTTGGGCACTACTGCCAGCTGATAGCGGCCGAACTAGGCATTGACCCGGCGCGAGGCAAGCTGCTCTATCTAGCGGCTCAGCTGCACGATATCGGAAAGGTCGGAATCCCCGATGCGGTCTTGCTGAAGCCCGGAGCGCTCAGCACAGAGGAGCGTCAGACCATGCAAACCCACGTGGAGATCGGTGGGCGACTGCTGAGTGGCGGCGGGACGAACCTGATGAAGATGTGCGAGGACGTGATCTGGTCGCACCACGAGCGATGGGACGGCAGTGGCTATCCCAACCAACTGCGAGGTGAAGAGATCCCGATCGAGGGCCGGATTGTGGCGGTCGCCGACGTCTTCGATGCACTGTGCAGCGCACGGCCTTACAAGAGCTCTTGGAGCATGGACGACGCGGCTGCGCGGATCGCGATCGAGTCGGGTACGCACTTCGACCCAGGCGTGGTCGAAGCGTTCGAGCGTGCGTTACCGAAGCTCAAGCTCATCGCCGCGAAGTCGACTGAGGACGATCGTCCCGACCTCGAGGTTTTGCCCGAAGTGACGCGAGCCGAGCTGATGCAGGCGATGCGCGAAGCGGCTTAG
- a CDS encoding MTAP family purine nucleoside phosphorylase, which translates to MHCDVMIIGGTGIGDRLPALGLQAVHVPTQFGLLRGYAGKIGRANLFCVQRHSAGHKTPPHLINYRAIADGARRLGVRACFATAAVGCLRPEWQPGTLVACKDFIDHTDRQVTMYDQQVRHIDFSTPMSARSHILAVAHGQGINVIDDGVYMGLDGPRYETPSEVLLVAKLGGDVVGMTASTEAEVMVEAGIPYACLAIVTNLAAGIADHVLDHSEVVDVMKTRGDDVLRLLTAAADHVVDA; encoded by the coding sequence ATGCACTGCGACGTCATGATCATCGGCGGGACCGGCATTGGGGACCGATTGCCTGCGTTGGGCCTTCAAGCGGTTCACGTACCCACCCAGTTTGGGCTCCTGCGTGGCTATGCGGGCAAAATCGGTCGCGCGAACCTCTTCTGTGTGCAGCGCCACTCAGCAGGACACAAGACGCCGCCGCACCTCATCAACTACCGTGCCATCGCCGACGGGGCGCGCCGCCTCGGCGTGAGAGCGTGCTTCGCCACCGCCGCTGTCGGATGCCTCCGCCCCGAGTGGCAGCCAGGAACGCTGGTCGCGTGCAAAGATTTTATCGACCACACCGATCGTCAGGTTACGATGTACGACCAACAGGTTCGACATATTGATTTCTCGACTCCGATGAGCGCGCGCAGCCACATCCTCGCTGTTGCGCACGGCCAAGGCATCAACGTGATCGACGACGGCGTCTACATGGGCCTCGACGGCCCGCGCTACGAGACGCCGTCCGAGGTGCTACTTGTGGCCAAGCTCGGAGGCGATGTGGTCGGCATGACCGCAAGTACCGAAGCTGAAGTGATGGTCGAAGCGGGCATCCCATACGCCTGCCTTGCCATCGTGACAAACCTCGCCGCAGGCATCGCTGACCACGTTCTGGACCACTCGGAAGTCGTAGACGTGATGAAAACTCGGGGAGACGACGTACTGCGATTGCTCACAGCAGCGGCCGATCACGTGGTCGATGCGTAG